The Esox lucius isolate fEsoLuc1 chromosome 5, fEsoLuc1.pri, whole genome shotgun sequence genome includes a region encoding these proteins:
- the tbkbp1 gene encoding TANK-binding kinase 1-binding protein 1 isoform X3, whose amino-acid sequence MISEFGDDRSSYCSFEPKEAALLQSENGSLQQRVNTLAHELQKRKEREEQLEDVIQAYEKIHMEKSNLQRDLDTMTSLVEKHMGRILDLESALRQRDTSLQKLSAQLHTKDIQYLQLHTKDIQYLQLHSPENHMLDCPGLTLQSSRSLDTLSDLKLQRLEAELEGARHEAQGACQREEEVKAECERLREELRKIQDNHRAREMTSSCEQCDVEWIKKVGDEQVNLALAYTELTEELGRLQALSSKQKEILRKASQEQHSPVQRHSHPPSPIHHQRHSPVPQRHSPVPLQQHSPVPQRRSPVPPQQPSPIAQRRSPVLQPQRLSPDVHRRSPLLDVNSGPASYSCRPASQHLRASFQGRRSYSEVTDPSAYQRPPRLNLDSVSTLPKPRPYGDPGYPKQHQQHLHGGAQPGGSPHGGSQLRGSQSGLQRAGSEAGLYEISRHSRELPVPLSDVSPRSHLHFDPAPPPPPTTQPPQSSEDEEEWTCPHPISPPRTLGIPNNMSPHGVMRGPASCSAFPIPSRPNTLACHPAGYLHAEHAQSWPSINLWMETEDSDMRSCPLCQLIFPIGYPDDALIKHIDSHLENSKI is encoded by the exons ATGATCAGTGAGTTTGGCGATGACAGGAGCTCTTACTGCAGCTTCGAGCCCAAGGAGGCGGCCCTGCTGCAGTCGGAGAACGGCAGCCTGCAGCAGAGGGTCAACACCCTCGCCCACGAG CTCCAGAAGAGGAAGGAGCGTGAGGAACAGCTTGAGGATGTGATCCAGGCCTATGAGAAGATCCACATGGAGAAGAGCAACCTCCAGAGAGACCTGGACACAATG ACCAGCCTGGTGGAGAAGCACATGGGGCGTATCCTGGATCTGGAGTCAGCTCTGAGGCAGAGAGACACCTCCTTACAAAAGCTCAGCGCACAGCTGCACACCAAGGACATCCAATACCTTCAGCTGCACACCAAGGACATCCAATACCTTCAGCTTCACAGCCCCGAGAATCACA TGCTGGACTGTCCTGGACTGACCCTGCAGAGCTCCCGCAGTCTAGACACTCTGTCAGACCTGAAGCTGCAGCGCCTGGAGGCGGAGCTTGAGGGGGCCCGGCACGAGGCCCAGGGGGCATGTCAAAGGGAGGAGGAGGTTAAGGCCGAATGTGAGAGGCTGCGAGAAGAGCTGAGAAAAATCCAAGACAACCACAGAGCCAGG GAAATGACTTCGTCGTGTGAACAATGTGATGTGGAGTGGATAAAGAAGGTGGGAGATGAGCA GGTGAATTTGGCACTGGCATACACAGAGCTAACAGAAGAGTTAGGACGACTTCAGGCACTGAGCTCTAAGCAAAAAGAGATCCTAAGGAAGGCTTCTCAGGAGCAGCACAGCCCAG TCCAACGCCACTCCCACCCGCCGTCTCCCATCCATCACCAGCGCCACTCGCCCGTCCCCCAGCGCCACTCGCCCGTCCCGCTCCAGCAGCACTCCCCGGTCCCCCAGCGCCgctcccctgtccctccccagcAGCCGTCCCCCATCGCCCAGCGCCGCTCCCCGGTGCTCCAGCCGCAGCGCCTCTCCCCAGACGTGCACCGGCGCTCGCCCCTGCTAGATGTCAACAGTGGACCCGCCTCCTACTCCTGCCGGCCGGCCAGCCAGCACTTGAGGGCCAGCTTCCAGGGCCGCCGCAGCTACTCCGAGGTCACTGACCCTTCGGCCTACCAGCGGCCGCCGCGCCTCAACCTGGACTCTGTGTCCACCCTGCCCAAGCCTCGGCCCTACGGGGATCCCGGCTACCCCAAGCAGCACCAGCAGCATCTGCACGGAGGCGCCCAGCCTGGTGGGTCCCCACACGGGGGAAGCCAGCTCCGAGGTTCGCAGTCCGGGCTACAAAGGGCAGGGAGTGAGGCGGGCCTCTACGAAATCTCCCGTCACTCCCGGGAGCTGCCCGTCCCCCTGTCCGACGTCTCGCCCAGGTCTCACCTGCACTTTGATCCAGCACCACCACCGCCACCCACCACCCAGCCGCCGCAGTCCTCTGAAGACGAGGAGGAGTGGACCTGCCCACACCCCATAAGCCCCCCGCGGACCCTGGGTATCCCCAACAACATGTCGCCGCATGGGGTGATGAGGGGACCGGCGTCCTGCTCTGCGTTCCCCATCCCGTCCAGACCCAACACCTTGGCCTGCCACCCAGCGGGATACCTGCATGCAGAGCATGCCCAGTCATGGCCCTCCATCAAT TTGTGGATGGAGACGGAAGATAGTGACATGAGGAGCTGCCCTCTGTGCCAGCTGATCTTTCCCATCGGTTACCCTGACGATGCCCTTATCAAGCACATCGACTCACACCTGGAGAATAGCAAAATCTGA